The following coding sequences are from one Streptomyces sp. NBC_01485 window:
- a CDS encoding ricin-type beta-trefoil lectin domain protein, with the protein MTLWTSLEPAAATVDPGDTTTVRLRVRNTGDVVDEYRFEPVGNVAPWTRVEPQTLRLFPGTTGTVELTFAPPRTPDAAAGPNPYAVRITPTEHPEAVTVPEGNLTVTPFTEVRAELVPPTVKGRFRGRPRLAIDNIGNTRVTASVAGTDMGDHLGYEFRPGSVQIEPGRAAFVDATLRPRQVIWFGAKEQRPYALSVQRSGAVPLSVDGTFVQRGFLPRWLATALSLTVALGIAFVMIWLAYKPPVTSSAKEQPLAAGATALPGPSVSAPSAPKVDASADPLPEQQTPSAPPKQDDNSGAGSGSSADTSASGGGGTTDSGGSGASGGAKVTTPVPGALIIGQASNRCIDVTDAQTGKGKDGTPLQLWDCAGSANQKWVFGKDGTVRSLGLCMDVAWGSRDDGAVIQLAKCSGNPAQQFVLSKAGDLVNPQADKCVDAKNNGTGNGTKLQLWTCSGTPNQKWRTQ; encoded by the coding sequence GTGACTCTGTGGACCTCTCTGGAACCGGCCGCCGCGACCGTGGATCCCGGCGACACCACGACCGTGCGGCTGCGTGTCCGCAACACCGGTGACGTCGTCGACGAGTACCGCTTCGAGCCGGTCGGGAACGTGGCTCCCTGGACGAGGGTGGAGCCGCAGACGCTGCGTCTCTTCCCGGGGACGACGGGGACGGTGGAGCTGACGTTCGCCCCGCCCCGTACCCCGGACGCGGCCGCGGGTCCCAACCCGTACGCCGTACGTATTACGCCGACCGAGCATCCGGAGGCCGTGACCGTCCCGGAGGGAAATCTGACGGTCACTCCGTTCACGGAGGTGCGGGCGGAGTTGGTGCCGCCGACCGTGAAGGGACGGTTCCGGGGGCGTCCGCGTCTCGCGATCGACAACATCGGCAACACACGGGTGACGGCGTCCGTCGCGGGCACCGACATGGGCGACCACCTCGGGTACGAGTTCCGTCCGGGCAGTGTGCAGATCGAGCCGGGGCGGGCGGCGTTCGTCGACGCGACGCTGCGCCCGCGCCAGGTCATCTGGTTCGGGGCGAAGGAGCAGCGGCCGTACGCGCTGAGTGTGCAGCGGTCGGGGGCCGTGCCGTTGTCGGTGGACGGGACGTTCGTGCAGCGCGGGTTCCTGCCGCGCTGGCTGGCGACGGCGCTCAGTCTGACGGTGGCGCTGGGGATCGCGTTCGTGATGATCTGGCTGGCGTACAAGCCGCCGGTCACCAGCAGCGCCAAGGAGCAGCCGCTCGCGGCGGGCGCCACCGCGCTGCCCGGCCCGTCCGTCTCGGCGCCGTCCGCGCCGAAGGTGGACGCCTCCGCCGACCCGCTGCCCGAGCAGCAGACGCCGTCCGCCCCGCCGAAGCAGGACGACAACAGCGGTGCCGGGTCCGGGAGTTCCGCCGACACCTCGGCTTCGGGCGGCGGCGGCACGACGGACAGCGGCGGCTCCGGCGCGTCGGGCGGGGCGAAGGTGACGACCCCGGTACCCGGCGCGCTCATCATCGGGCAGGCCTCGAACCGGTGTATCGACGTCACTGACGCGCAGACGGGCAAGGGCAAGGACGGCACCCCGCTCCAACTGTGGGACTGCGCCGGGTCGGCCAACCAGAAGTGGGTCTTCGGCAAGGACGGCACCGTGCGCTCGCTCGGCCTGTGCATGGACGTCGCCTGGGGCTCGCGGGACGACGGCGCGGTCATCCAGCTCGCCAAGTGCAGCGGCAACCCCGCCCAGCAGTTCGTGCTGAGCAAGGCCGGTGACCTGGTCAACCCGCAGGCCGACAAGTGCGTGGACGCCAAGAACAACGGCACCGGCAACGGCACGAAGCTCCAGTTGTGGACCTGCTCGGGGACACCGAACCAGAAGTGGCGCACGCAGTGA
- a CDS encoding ATP-binding protein, which translates to MNGATVRERQPVIGCPGGEAAVELLTRLAELRDRVAELVDRRSAGDPTAGDPLRGLYLSEDAVRHHLLTSAGTAAPAPAPGPTPTPAPAPAPAPAPGNDQTAPTALTGLAARLRLTDLDAAILLVALAPDLDRSFEPLYGYLNDDVSRRRATVGLALELCGAPAHQATARARFHSSAPLRAYGLLDVEEPERPFLSRSLRVPDRLLAHLLGDDTPDAALHGHLHPLPPPLPADGDESLVRLLAHRLREGGPLTVYLREHREGDGLAAIASALHAAGVDALRFTGPDDRVPDLLREARLGGRAVVLSGLADQPAALVGMLADASDDVTVLLTDPRPYDPHWSTHDPLVLDAPRRRAGGTATWATALASATTTPSATPAPLGFDLAATVAPYRLGGERVARAALAAAALAGFEGGPVTAEHVRLAARQQSASGLERHARRIRPDVGWDDLVLPERPLTQLHELALRARHRDRVLGDWRLSAGGGRGRGVLGLFAGESGTGKTLSAEVVAAELGLDLYVVQLSSVVDKYVGETEKNLERIFSEADRTDAVLLFDEADAVFGKRSEVKDAHDKYANMESAYLLQRLESFDGIALLTTNLRANIDEAFTRRLDLVVDFPFPDAGQRLALWRHGLVHVPCAEGIDPAPLARDFELAGGSIRSAVVTAAYLAAGRDEPVGDGDLLEGARREYRKAGRLVPGEANW; encoded by the coding sequence GTGAACGGGGCGACCGTCAGGGAGCGGCAGCCCGTGATCGGCTGCCCGGGGGGCGAGGCCGCCGTCGAGCTGCTCACCCGTCTCGCCGAGCTGCGCGACCGGGTGGCCGAGCTGGTCGACCGGCGTTCCGCCGGAGACCCCACCGCCGGCGATCCGCTCCGCGGGCTGTACCTCTCCGAGGACGCGGTACGTCACCACCTGCTCACCAGCGCCGGGACGGCCGCCCCCGCCCCCGCCCCGGGCCCGACCCCGACCCCGGCGCCAGCGCCAGCGCCAGCGCCAGCGCCTGGCAACGACCAAACCGCCCCCACCGCCCTCACCGGCCTCGCCGCCCGGCTCCGTCTCACCGACCTCGACGCCGCGATCCTCCTCGTCGCGCTCGCGCCCGACCTCGACCGTTCCTTCGAGCCGCTCTACGGCTACCTGAACGACGACGTCAGCAGGCGGCGGGCCACGGTCGGGCTCGCCCTCGAACTGTGCGGGGCGCCCGCGCACCAGGCCACGGCCCGGGCCCGTTTCCACTCCTCGGCACCCCTGCGCGCGTACGGACTGCTGGACGTCGAGGAACCCGAACGGCCTTTCCTGTCCCGCTCGTTGCGCGTCCCGGACCGGCTGCTCGCCCACCTCCTCGGCGACGACACCCCGGACGCCGCCCTGCACGGACACCTGCATCCGCTCCCCCCGCCGCTGCCCGCCGACGGCGACGAGAGCCTCGTCCGCCTGCTGGCGCACCGGCTGCGGGAGGGCGGCCCGCTCACCGTCTACCTGCGCGAACACCGCGAGGGCGACGGCCTCGCCGCGATCGCCTCGGCCCTGCACGCGGCAGGCGTCGACGCCCTCCGCTTCACCGGGCCCGACGACCGCGTACCCGACCTGCTGCGCGAGGCGCGCCTCGGGGGCCGGGCGGTCGTCCTGTCGGGGCTGGCGGACCAACCGGCCGCGCTGGTCGGCATGTTGGCCGACGCCTCAGACGACGTCACCGTCCTCCTCACCGACCCCCGCCCCTACGACCCGCACTGGTCCACCCACGACCCCCTCGTCCTGGACGCACCGCGCCGCCGGGCAGGCGGAACCGCCACCTGGGCGACAGCCCTGGCCTCGGCGACCACCACCCCCAGCGCCACTCCCGCCCCCCTGGGCTTCGACCTGGCCGCCACCGTCGCGCCCTACCGGCTCGGGGGCGAGCGGGTCGCGCGGGCCGCACTGGCCGCCGCCGCGCTGGCCGGCTTCGAGGGCGGGCCGGTCACCGCCGAGCATGTGCGGCTGGCGGCGCGGCAGCAGTCCGCGTCGGGGCTGGAGCGGCATGCGCGGCGGATCCGGCCGGACGTCGGCTGGGACGATCTGGTGCTGCCCGAGCGGCCGTTGACGCAACTGCACGAACTCGCCCTGCGGGCCCGGCACCGCGACCGGGTCCTCGGCGACTGGCGGCTCAGCGCGGGCGGCGGGCGCGGGCGCGGGGTGCTCGGGCTGTTCGCGGGCGAGTCCGGCACCGGGAAGACGCTCTCCGCCGAGGTCGTCGCCGCCGAACTCGGCCTCGACCTCTACGTCGTCCAGCTCTCCTCCGTCGTCGACAAGTACGTCGGCGAGACCGAGAAGAACCTGGAGCGCATCTTCAGCGAGGCCGACCGCACCGACGCCGTACTCCTCTTCGACGAGGCCGACGCCGTGTTCGGGAAGCGGTCGGAGGTGAAGGACGCGCACGACAAGTACGCCAACATGGAGAGCGCCTACCTGCTCCAGCGGCTGGAGTCCTTCGACGGCATCGCGCTGCTCACCACCAACCTGCGCGCCAACATCGACGAGGCGTTCACCCGGCGGCTCGACCTGGTGGTCGACTTCCCGTTCCCGGACGCCGGTCAGCGCCTCGCGCTCTGGCGGCACGGGCTGGTCCACGTGCCGTGCGCCGAGGGGATCGATCCGGCGCCCCTGGCCCGGGACTTCGAGCTGGCCGGCGGCTCCATCCGCAGCGCGGTCGTCACCGCCGCCTACCTCGCCGCCGGCCGCGACGAGCCGGTCGGCGACGGCGACCTGCTGGAGGGCGCCCGCCGCGAGTACCGCAAGGCGGGCCGCCTGGTACCCGGCGAGGCCAACTGGTAG
- a CDS encoding DUF4255 domain-containing protein has translation MIHEVDEVLKSLLEGGTLAGSGIEVSFEAPTRDWAARRNAPVINTYLYDIREDVTRRQRGQMAVRDERDVVVKRRQPPRWFRLSYLVTAWTRTPQDEHRLLSAVLATLLPREMLTADELPGALGALGLAMPLTVAGIQTESRSLAEIWSALGGELKPSLDLVVTAPFPAYPEYDAGPPVTEGAAVRLRGMDGDPPESGERAHRPHQVAAARAAKEAAGEAAREATARRPEQR, from the coding sequence TTGATCCACGAGGTGGACGAAGTCCTCAAAAGCCTGCTCGAGGGCGGCACGCTCGCCGGCTCCGGCATCGAGGTCTCCTTCGAGGCCCCGACCCGCGACTGGGCCGCCCGGCGCAACGCCCCGGTGATCAACACCTACCTGTACGACATCCGCGAGGACGTGACCCGGCGGCAGCGCGGCCAGATGGCGGTGCGCGACGAACGCGACGTCGTCGTGAAGCGCCGTCAACCGCCGCGCTGGTTCCGCCTGTCGTACCTCGTGACCGCCTGGACGCGGACGCCGCAGGACGAACACCGGCTGCTGTCGGCCGTGTTGGCGACGCTGCTGCCGCGCGAGATGCTCACGGCCGACGAACTCCCCGGTGCCCTGGGCGCGTTGGGGCTGGCGATGCCGTTGACGGTGGCCGGCATCCAGACCGAGTCGCGTTCCCTCGCCGAGATCTGGTCCGCCCTGGGCGGTGAACTCAAGCCGTCCCTGGACCTGGTGGTGACGGCGCCCTTCCCGGCGTACCCGGAGTACGACGCCGGGCCGCCGGTCACGGAGGGCGCGGCGGTCCGCCTGCGCGGCATGGACGGCGACCCGCCGGAGTCCGGCGAGCGCGCCCACCGCCCTCACCAGGTGGCCGCGGCCCGCGCCGCCAAAGAGGCAGCCGGAGAAGCCGCCCGAGAGGCCACGGCCCGCCGGCCGGAACAACGGTGA
- a CDS encoding polysaccharide deacetylase family protein: MKRRSLGIAVLAATALATTTACSSSSGSDTNSPAAGGDAKPAAAKAGSADPAAVTGLRIFRDGSEDPDCPWAVSYPAVPGADPLTAAMKADSESRLGDPLAEDAGCKAINISHDLLVASGDVLGVRLTTLDYQAAGDGTDTRTYWYDGKAGKARKAATLISDDSFDDFTDAVKDRLKDQKGIIADRLNSLAEYRDSTLDDLSFTTDGDLIAEFDRGTVAVPTGGRYQAVIPAEEATPLLSDFGRRAQKQATDPSDSLDLGVSAKPLTPPTGALPADSDVDCSQAKCLALTFDDGPGADTARLLDILAANDAHATFFVVGQNAAAHPDLLRAMAKAGHEIGNHSWSHADLTRLGPTELREQISRTNDAVKAATGKNPTLLRPPYGAVNPAVKAAAGLPIALWNYDTEDWKYRDSTKVADSVLNNAKPGDIVLLHDIHPTSVDAVPRILTSLKEQGYHFVTVSHLRADLKPAA, from the coding sequence ATGAAAAGACGTTCTCTCGGAATCGCCGTGCTGGCGGCCACAGCCCTCGCCACCACCACAGCCTGCTCATCCTCTTCCGGGAGTGACACGAACAGCCCTGCCGCGGGCGGCGACGCGAAACCCGCTGCCGCCAAGGCCGGCAGCGCCGACCCGGCCGCCGTCACCGGCCTGCGGATCTTCCGGGACGGCAGCGAGGACCCCGACTGTCCCTGGGCCGTCAGCTACCCCGCCGTCCCCGGCGCGGACCCCCTCACCGCCGCCATGAAGGCCGACAGCGAGTCCCGTCTCGGCGACCCGCTCGCCGAAGACGCCGGGTGCAAGGCGATCAACATCAGCCACGACCTGCTGGTGGCCTCCGGTGACGTGCTCGGCGTACGGCTGACCACCCTCGACTACCAGGCGGCCGGCGACGGCACCGACACCCGCACCTACTGGTACGACGGCAAGGCCGGCAAAGCCCGGAAAGCGGCCACCCTCATCAGCGACGACTCCTTCGACGACTTCACCGACGCCGTCAAGGACCGGCTGAAGGACCAGAAAGGCATCATCGCCGACCGGCTCAACAGCCTCGCGGAGTACCGCGACTCCACGCTCGACGACCTCTCCTTCACCACCGACGGCGACCTCATCGCGGAGTTCGACCGCGGCACCGTCGCCGTCCCGACCGGCGGCCGCTACCAGGCCGTCATCCCCGCCGAGGAAGCCACCCCCCTGCTCTCCGACTTCGGCCGCCGCGCCCAGAAGCAGGCCACCGACCCGTCCGACTCCCTCGACCTGGGTGTGAGCGCGAAGCCGCTGACCCCTCCCACCGGGGCGCTCCCGGCCGACTCGGACGTCGACTGCTCCCAGGCCAAGTGCCTCGCCCTCACCTTCGACGACGGGCCCGGCGCGGACACCGCCCGCCTGCTCGACATACTCGCCGCCAACGACGCCCACGCCACCTTCTTCGTCGTCGGCCAGAACGCCGCCGCCCACCCCGACCTGCTCCGCGCCATGGCCAAGGCCGGGCACGAGATAGGCAACCACTCCTGGAGCCACGCCGACCTCACCCGGCTCGGGCCCACCGAACTGCGCGAGCAGATCTCACGCACCAACGACGCGGTCAAGGCGGCCACCGGCAAGAATCCCACCCTGCTGCGCCCGCCCTACGGCGCCGTCAACCCGGCGGTCAAGGCGGCCGCGGGCCTGCCGATCGCCCTGTGGAACTACGACACCGAGGACTGGAAGTACCGGGACAGCACCAAGGTCGCCGACTCCGTGCTGAACAACGCCAAGCCGGGCGACATCGTGCTCCTGCACGACATCCACCCCACCTCCGTCGACGCCGTGCCCCGTATCCTGACCAGCCTCAAGGAGCAGGGCTACCACTTCGTCACCGTCAGCCACCTGCGCGCGGACCTGAAGCCGGCCGCCTGA